The genome window TGACTTGCCCGGATGGTACACCTGATCCGGGACTGCAAAGGCATGTGCTCTTCAGTGTCCCTTGACACCTCTCAGGGTCCTCAAGACCTGCTGTATTGCTCACTTCCCCTTCCCAGTCCTCACATCCCTACAGATTCGGTTCCCTGGGAATCCCTGCTTCAGTGAGGGTGACGACACCTGGCTCACACTTTCCTGGGCCTCATCTCCTACAGACACCCATCCCCtgaccccagccctggctggaagcTCCTGCAGACACCCTCAGCGCTGCTGGACACCCTGAGCTGTGCTCCACCTGAGATGACCAACTCTTAATTTTTAGTGAGGACATGAGGTGAGTTAGAGTAAAAGGTGCAGATAAAATACACTTGTTCAAATAGAACTAGAAAATAGAGAAGAGAGCAAATTTGCTAGTACAGTATTGAAAATCAAGTTAGCTATATGGTTAAAGgttaaattttctttgaaaaatagggTTCAAAGGTGTACATACATGTGGCTATTTCTACTGTATTTTGTAAATCTGTACATAGCAcaaaagactattaaaaatacTCTAAAATACTAATCAGAGGTTGTTTCAAATTGTAtaactgttttgttttcctcGCTTCTCTAtttgctaaattttatttaatgagtatgtgtgttttatttttttgtttttattattgaaaaaatgaTGAGTTTTTCCCTACCAAGGCAAAAGATATATCTatacatctatatttatatatctagacAGAAATATAATTATAGATATATCCACAAACGGAAACCTACCATTActttaagggagaaaaaaaaatttcccccagaATCAAATCCTAAGAGGAATGAACAAtgtaacaaaaaattaatagataaaatggctactcagctgccatcccagctccaaggaggaagaaagactccaaacagaacattctcatccccctACTGTGGGGTTATGGTTGGTTTCTTGCTGTTTTCTCTTGGGGCCTTCCCAGCCTCCCCTTTGAAATGCAGCAAGATGTTTATCTTCACAGCAGGATCTGGAAAATGTCCTTGGGAGCAAACATTTGGGAGGAACCCACCTTAAGGTTAGGAAAGGAGACAGTCTTGAAGGGGGCTAAATCgcaaattttaaatctttacttcATATCTTAAGAAAACAGGGAGTCTGTGAAAAAAATTTCACAGATAATTCTCAGAGGCAGATGGTCTCAGAGGCACCAGGTCCTGGCTAGTCCTGGGAGATACCTGACCccagctgtcttgaagatttaccaagcaTACCTGATAGTAACATGCTGactaggcctgtgctacatcagaagagCTTGCAGAGgagatgtttctgcagctgaacaccccctcacacacacatccTGCTTATCATCAAGTCAGTGACAAAGGCCATAAACCAGTATGTGCTAACTAGCCCCTAGCCCCTATATCTAATCCTCCCGCAGCTTGGAGCtaacaccctttgctggtctcagcctgcttgcacccaggtgttttaaaataaaatttccttttgaacacactagcctcatgtttttggttcagcccatggtttctgcctttcagtaaTGTCTTCAAATACTGGTTTTAAAACAAGTGCCTGAACAACCTGTATatggttgtttcttctttctattctCAGTATAAGTCAAGGGTATAAGACAAATGTGTACATAAAGGTTATTTTGAGAGGTTGGGCAGAGTGGTGGTTGGGCTGGGATGAGCTAATGAAGGCCAAGTTTGTCACTTTCCAGTCATGTTACAGAATACCAGGACAGAGCTCAGAATCCGTAAGATGAGATAGGACAGTTTCAACTAAGGCTTACCTTCTTCTCggaccacctcctccttccttcttaccTCTGCTATCCTGCCCCCcaccatgaacacacacacacacacacacacacacacacacacacacacacacactgttgtcAAGATGCTAATGTGCAATTTGCTAGACAGGAGTTCCCTCTTTCTTGTCTCCTAATCTGGTCCGTATCCTTCTCCTCTATCTTTTGTTCTTCCTGACCTGACAGGATCATGTCATGGGTCAACCCTGCCATAAGAGTCATTCCTCAGCTCCAACATATAAGCCTGCTGGAGGAATCCTCCTGACCTTAGTTAACCTTGCATCTTTCAGAGCTCATCTGCTCTCTAACTACTGTACTTGGTGATGACCTGGTCACTGCCTAATGAGATCTGCCCCATCTTCATGAGTCCTTGCAGTCCATTGCCTAGGAAAGATCCTGGCACATTAAATAGGTTGCCCATTGATGGTgaatgagtgggtgggtgggtacaGGGATGGAGGAATTACTCTAATAGGGGAAACAAGCAAGATACATGGAAAAGACCTCAGAACTCAGAGGCCTGCTCTGTAGCCCAAACCTCCCTATGAAATGCAAAAGCATTTGAGCCATGGAGAGAGAGTTGATGaagaatgaggagccactgagccatttcacccgcaggtgttgtaaagtaccaaaggctacagaattaatattaatattttaggaggcttggagaacattttattaatttgggttaaggtgtgcagagaaattgtgagaaatagtctctgtactgtgtgattggcatgaccaggatggcccttggcattgtattgtaaatgcaaggggaggaaaacatggattcccagacattccaccacacctgtggggaaaggggtgaatggctagccaggtgcaggaagagaaaagccaaaataaaccttttcttatagcaatgagccatttgcaggcatttgtccccaccgaaactacctctcctatgtaaatgcgtgtgtgactctggacagagagatagcagataaacactagataatataggaaagcctttaaatgcttggatattttttattttattttatttattcatttttttagggaggagagagagacagagagggagagagaggagagagaggcagagagagaagggggaggagctaagcatcaactcccatacgtgccttgaccaggcaagcccagggtttcgaaccggcgacctcagcatttccaggtcgacgctttatccactgcgccaccacaggtcaggcgataatataggaaagcctttaatatgtaaagagacatctttctaccattgtgttgacttgtaaattttgttttctccaaaatgatgtgtggtttgcaaattgaatgtggtcctatcatgttaaaggacatatgactataaccaatagcagtaaggggctcctaattgcaatttttgcttttgtacttcccacttacaaaactataaaaactaagtagaacaaagggccggcgcactctctgtcagatttctgtcggagttcccgccgcttggccaagctagacaataaagctttgatgtgtaaatgatagaccttgttcctgtcttccatatttcgggtccctccaaatttggattaacaaaGAAAGGCTCCCATGAAGAGCAAACCTTTAAAACAAGACACTGGGTCCTGGTAGATAGAAGAGACAAGAGCTCTCCTCCCTCCGAGAGACCTGGCTTCCTCTCAGATAACTCTTGGTCCATAGCCACCCCTATTGCCTAGCCTCAGGTAATTGTGACCCTCGAGGGCTCAAGCCCTGGACAAGGTGCTGAGGAAAAGAGAATGTCTGTACCCCCTCCCCAGCTGTCTTTGCTTCTCTAAGAGCCAAGGTTATTGCCAGGCCTGAATTCattgaggaagggaggaagagtctTAGAACAGACACAGCAATCCCTGTTCTATATCTAAGTGTCATTCATGAGTTCATGAAGTAGTAAGCCAGGGTCCTAATACAACCAAACTCCATTCTCCCCTTTCACACCTGCACTGCCCTCCTCTACCCCTGCCTCGTCACTCTGGCCTTTCCTGGACCAGGGCTCCTAGTTAGTAAGGACAGGACAAGCTGGGTTAATGAAAAAGAGCAGTCCAGAAAAGAGAGTCTTCTCAACTGTGATTTCCACTGCACTTTGGGTGGCACCCCTGTAAACACAGCAACAGCCTCTATGAAGGTCCCTGGAGAAAGGGAGAATTCAGATCAGATTTAGGAAACAAGACATCTGAGCCTCCAACTGAAGGCTGTCTTGTCCCTAAAAACTGACCCTTCCCCATATAGGCCAGCAGGTGGCACCACCATCGGGGAGTTCAAAACCAAAACTAAGTTGAAttggaaacagattttttttcagttttgtttatgcAAATAGTTCATTCCCTACAACATTTCTCCGGGAacagtgccccctcccccctccacaatcagtccctccctcccccttccctcctctgcatgactgctctctctctctctctacagagTGGATGAAGACGCTGTCAGGAGAGTCCAGGATCCAAAAACAGGACTTGAGAAATGTGAGTAAGGCTAACGGGAAccgaggagggagggagaaaccaGAGGAGAGAACCGTGGGCATGGGAGGCAACCTTGACCCAAAATTTACTCAGGGAAATAAGAACAGCCTTCTCCTCCCCAAAGCCCTTATCTATTCCGATGTGCACACTCATGCACACTCTCAAACACATAGCCCCCCATCCCTCCTCCTGAGGACAAAAAGAGACGTTATATATGTGAGGTGAGGTgacatccccttctctctcctagcTCATAGCAGAGGAGCAACAAAATGGGGACAACCCACTCTGCCCTACAGGGGTGTCCTCTGTGTGCCACTCCAAACTCCCGAGTCTGCTTCTCCCAGAGGCCTTTGCTGAGCCTTGAGGAGCCCTGTCAGAGAACCATGACTGGAAACCCTCACCCTCAATGAACTGGTCCCAAGCCAGCCTTATTCTGGGAATGGGAGGGGAGAGATTTGACAGGACAGGGTGGGGGTATGGGGAGAGAGGTGAAGGCAGTGTGAGGACCTCTAGACTGGACATTGTCCTGGGGGAGAACAATCAATACAGCGGCTGCAGAGACCAGCCTCCCCATTCCACTCACAGCCACCTGGCACATCTGTCAGGTTTAGAACAGGCAGAGAGGAAAATGCCCAGTGGTGTGACcatccatcccccaccccagtcaCTGCCCAACCAGCCCTCCAGAcaccctctttctttttggcaGGTGGCTTTTATACCTCCTGGCATCAGTCCTGTTCTGCAGGGTGGGAGGCTCCATCCCTACACATCAGGAACTCTATGGGGAGGTGACTTCCCCTCTGTACCCCAAGCCTTACCCCAACAACTTTGAGACAACTACTGTGATCACAGTCCCCACGGGATACAGGGTGAAGCTCGTCTTCTGGCAGTTCGACCTGGAGCCTTCTGAGGGCTGTTTCTATGACTATGTCAAGGTAGGAAGGCAGGTcgggagggcagagggagagcaggaTGGCTCTGTAACCTGAGGACTTGTGCTCTAACCACCCTGGATAGCACTCCCCATCCATGGACACAGCCCCAGCCCTATAAGCTGATGGCCGAGTGGAGTTCTTGGAGTCAGGTGATGCCATGAATGGTGCCCACCATTCAGTTTTAGAGGGCTTCGTGAGCAGTGGGGTAGAGAAACACAAGGGAGGAAAGGAATAGTCCCCACTCAGGAACTTTACATTTACAGGAATCAGAAAAACCTTCCCAGTCTGTTTTCTTGCTTTGAAAAATgactgtgcctcggtttccctgATTCTATGGAGAATACCACCATGACTGCCTGCCTTGTCAGGAACACAGAAACGTGGGCAGAAAAATGTGTGCAGTGGTAGCTCAAGCATAGTCTTCAGCAAGGACAATAGGTtcagtcccctcccctctgtaACAACCAAGAGTGCCCTCCCAGCCCAGTCTTTCTACACTCAATAGAAAGGAGATTCTAGATTCAGGGTTCAAGTAGAACCTATACACGGCCAAGGAATACCATTCCCAGGAGGCTGTGAGACAATAACATGAAAATGATATCTATTCCTAGTCTAGAGGGCTTGAGAAGTTTGCAGTGTTCTGGGGAGGGCTCTTGGTGGCAGAGATAATGAAGGCCAGGATTGGGAAAAAGATGTCTGCTTTTGATGGGTTAATGACTCATGAAAAAAGGATATAAGGAAAGCTAGTTGTTGATGCTAAGGCTGGTGGGCCCCAGATACTCACATTCAGCTATGTGTGTCAAGAGACATGGATGATGTGAGTGGTTTGAATAAGGTAAGGTGGAATAACAAGATAGAAATTAAAGCAGATCGGTTCCGGCTctaggaataaaggaaagataaaagCCAGGTAGAGACAACCAGGATTCCAGTGGAAGACAGGCATGGGAGGCGGTGGGAATGCAGAAAAGTCTGACACACGCTGGGAGAACATAAACAAgaaagaggcagaagagaacatgCAAAGAGTTAGCCAATGGGAGACTCGGGTGGACAGATGAAAGTCTTCGGGTGAAGTTTGCACCAGGCAGAGCCCAGCAAGTGGAGACCAGCTAGCTGCCATTCCAGAAGTGGGGCATGATTCACAGTTTAGGACAAGAGAAGGAGGACCGTCACTGACATTCCACCGAGGATGTGTCTCAACAGCCCTTCTTCCTACCCCTTGTCCTTCCTCCACCAGATCTCTGCTGATAAGAAAAACCTGGGGAGGTTCTGTGGGCAACTAGGCTCTCCCCTGGGCAACCCcccaggaaagaaagaatttatatcAGAAGGAAACAAGATGCTACTGACCTTCCACACGGACTTCTCCAATGAGGAGAACGGCACCATCATGTTCTACAAAGGCTTTCTGGCCTACTACCAAGCCGTGGGTGAGTGGTCCCTGTGCGCCCTTTGTCAGGCCTCAGTCGTGTTGAATGGGGACTGAAAAAAGGGAATCTTGGATACAAAGAAGGAGGAAGCTGGCCTTCTTTATGTTTCCCCTCAATGGAGTTTTTCCAGAAAGGACACGTCAACCTGGGCTCTGTCCCCATTGGGTAGTTTCCAAAAAGCATAAGAGAGGCCTGGAGGTCCAGGTGGTCAGAAGCTGACTTGGTGTTGTGGCCTCTGGTGAGTGACCACTCCGAGACCAACACCACTACAGGAGTCCCTTAGCAGGAATTGAACCCTTCCTTCCGGAATCTCTTCCAGACCTTGATGAATGTGCTTCCCAACGAAACACAGTTGAGGAGAATCCCCAGCCCCTATGCCAACACCTTTGTCACAACTACGTCGGCGGCTATTTCTGTACCTGCCGTCCAGGCTATGAGCTTCAGAAGGATGGACTTTCCTGCCAGGGTGAGGTTGGGTGATgtggaagggaggcagaggctgAACAAGGGCTTTCTGGCTGAACAGACCCCCTCCTGGCTCTGTTCCCACAGTTGAATGCAGCAGTGAGCTGTTCACAGAGCCATCAGGCTACATATCCAGCCTAGAGTACCCCCAGCCCTACCCCCCTGACCTGCGCTGCAACTACAGCATCAGAGTCGAACGGGGCTACACCGTCCACCTCAAGTTCCTAGAGCCTTTTGAAATTGATGACCACCAGCAAGTACACTGCCCCTATGACCAGCTACAGGTACAGCCACCCCACTCCCAAagaaacccctccctctccttcccatccCCACTTCTCATCCCTACTGCCAGCCGGACCCTCTGGCCAGTTGGGACAAGGATGACCAATATCACACATGGGATGGGCAAGCTTCTACACAACTGAAAGTGTGTCCTGGGGACCCCTTTTCCCCTCCAGCTGAAAACATATACAAAGCAAGATTCCCACTGTCACTGCCACTGCCCTGGCCCTCTGGGAAAATATCTGCATTGGAGAGATGACCCTTCCTCTTGCCCCACCAGATCTATGCCAGTGGGAGGAACATCGGTGAATACTGCGGGAACAAAAGACCCACTGACCTTGACACCAGCAGCAATGCTGTGGATCTGCTGTTCTTCACAGATGGGTCAGGGGACAGCCGGGGCTGGAAGCTGCACTACACCACGTCAAGTAATGTTACCTGGGCCTCCCCCACGAGCCAGCAGTGGGGCAGGATCAGGTAGGGAGAAAGAAGGCAAGTGGCTCTGAAATAAAAATGCCCTCTCGTCTCTGCCACAGTCATCAAATGCCCTCAGCCCAAAACTCTAGACGACTTCACCATCATCCAGGACCTGCAGCCTCAGTACGAGTTCCGTGACTATTTCATTGCCACCTGCAAACAAGGCTACCAGCTCATGGAGGTAAGAGCCCAGGGCTGAGGGAGAGAGCTGGCTCAGCATTCCAAGAGTAATTCAGATGTATAATCCAACAGCAGATTTAGGCTCAGCCCCAAATAGTGTCACAGATAGTAGCGCTGAAAGGGTCACCTGGTCTACCAGTTCTCAAACTTGACAGCACATACTGCTGTCTGGGTCCCCTGCTCAAGACTGATTCCACTGGTCTGGAGTGCAGCCTAGGCATCAGGATTACTTAAAGccacccaggtgattctaatgtacaACCAATTCAAGAACTACTGACCCAGTCTAATAACTCATTGTAGAATTAGGAACTGAAAAGGCCGGGGCGGGAGTGGAGTATAAGGAGTGACTCACTTGACTTCACAATGATTTTGTATAGCAGGGACCTAGGCTAAATCTACCACTTTTCTCCATTGGTGGTCTCGCCCTGGGCCCACCATCCTGTCCTTTATAGACTCAAGAAAGAATGTGGTTTTACCCAATGTCCAATTTCACAAAAGCTTGTAAATTGAAGtgctattttgaaaaacatacaaTTGGAGTTACctctagccagagacctgggACTGGACATCCCATCTTTGTTCAATAGATTCACTTGGAAGGCTTAATCAGAATCAGAGGAAAGACTTTTGGTATGTCCCTAAGTAGTAgctaattcattcaacaaatattttaagtgcTTACTGAGTGTCAGGCAGTATTCTAGATGCAGGAGGTACAGTATAAAGAAACACACATATTCACACAGCCTTCACGGAGCTTACATTTTTGACAGTTACATCAAACTGAGTGAGCTAGATGAATTGCTCTTTACTGTAAGATGCCTCCTGCTACAGCAGACGACTGGGTATCCTGGGCCCAGAAGACTGGACATACTCTGCTCTGGTTACAGCCCTCCCTTTTCTACACCATGCCCACCTTTCCTTTGACATTTATCATTCACATCATAGTATTTAAAGCAAATCACACAGAATCTCACAGTATTAATACTTTGCTCAGGCatcctagttcttttttttttttttttttttttacagagacagacagagagtcagagagagggaaatacaggggcagacagacaggaatggagagatgagaagcatcaatcactattTTTTcgctgcgcattgcgacaccttagttgttcattgattgctttctcatatgtgccttgaccacgggccttcagcagaccgagtaaccccttgctcaagccagcgaccttgggtccaagctggtgagctttgctcaaaccagatgagcccacgctcaagctggcgacctcagggtctcgaacctgggtcctccgcatcccagtctgacgctctatccactgcgccactgcctggtcaggccatcctagTTCTTGCACACATTCTCTTGCAATCTTTTCCAGGGCTAACACATTGTTCTCAATAAAATGCATTCACATTGTCCATATACTTTTCATTTCCGACAGTGTCATTTTCTTGCCTCATCCCTGCTATTTGCTCAACTGCAACAGCACTTAGCACATCAGTGTTTCAAGTACCCTGGGGAGGACTGGGCTGCACTAGTATTTTAGGAAAGGCCCTGACCCCTAAGAAAACTGCAGTCTAGGAGAGATGGAGTACTGCAGGCATAGCCTGGTAGAGAATTCGACAGAGAGAGCAGAATGGTTCTACTTGAGGAAAGAGTCTTCTGTTTCAATGCAGAAAACATACAAccaggcttgttttgttttgtttttatttaaaatcatggGCCTCCAAACTAATTTAAAATTGTGGGATGGGTAAAAAcaatgaagggattaaaaaatataaattggccagatagttcagttggttagaacatcatccagatgttccaatgttgtgggttccatccctggtcagggcacatacaacaatcaaccagtGAAAGCATCAATGAGCAGAACAatgaatcgatgcttctctctcaccctctctctctctctaaaaatcaataaatttttaaaaaagaaaaaaacacaaattgaTAGCTCTAAAATAgtcacaggggccctggccagttggctcagcagtaaagcatcagcccagcatgtggaagcccctagtttgattcctagtcagggcataaaggagaagcaaccatctgcttctctccccctccccctcttctctctctctctctctctctctctctttctcttgctctctctaatcccctcccgcagccatgacttgaatggttcaagcaagttggccccaggcactgaggatggctccatgacctcacctcagacactaaaatagctcagttgctgagcaacagagcaacacctcagatgggcaaagcatccccgGGTAGAGGGCTTGCcgagtgaatcccagtcagggcacatgcaggagtctgtctctctgcctcccacttctcacttaataaaaataaaatagtcacagggatgtacagtacatagggaatacagtcaataatattgaaataattatacATGGTGCCAGGTGTGTACTTGAATTATCAGggaaatcactttgtaaattatataattatctaaccactatgtcTAACCTGAAActactataaaattatatatattgaatataaagtataatagaaaaaaaatttaaataaattgaataaataaaactttgggATTCAGCTAGACCTCAGTGGAAACAGACAAGAGTCTAGAGAGAGGATTATTGGGCCTGACAATTATCTCTTGCTCTGACTTTCTCCTGTGTGACTCAGTGCTCCAATGTGTAACTCTGGTCTGAGAGGACTGGCTAGGGAGAAGGATGGAAGAGACATATCCACAGGGGTGCTGAGTCTGGGAGACTGAGAGTTGTCTCTGAGCTCCCTACTGTGTGGGAAGGGGCGGGAAGGGAGCTGCAGTGCCTCCTTGTACTAATAGCACCTCTACCTGTGCTCAAACAGGGGGGCAAGGTGCTGCTCTCCTTCACAGCTGTCTGCCAGGATGATGGCACGTGGCATCGCGCTATGCCCAGGTGCAAGAGTAAGTCACAACTCATAATGTTTCTGCCCCTGGGGACCTCTAGCCCCCAACCTTAAGGACCTTGactgagaaggggaaaggagggtcTGGAAGTAAACCTCTCCCAAAAAGACCCTGCCCTGGACTTGTCCTTTGAAGTCAATGGTCCATCTCAGGAACCAGGCAGCCCTCATCTCAGCAGGATTGATAGCCTCTTCCCACAACTGAATTTTACTCCATCCAGTTCCCATTTATCACAAGCTCCCCCAGACCCAATGGACCATATTTCTCTAAGGTTCTCAGCCTGTCCTGTGGGTAATCAATTCACATGCCTCCCACTGAAGTTCCAACTGTCACTGTCAGCTCTCCTATGGCCCTGTGTTCTCTCCCAGTCAAGGACTGTGGGCAGCCCCGAAGCCTGCGTAATGGAGACTTCAGTTATACCACCACAAAGGGGGTGAACACCTACCAGGCTCGTATCCAGTACTACTGCAATGAGCCATATTACAAGATGAAGACCAGAGATGGCAGCAGCGAGTCTGAGCAAGGTATGGACCCATGCAAACAGCAACGTTTCCCTTCTATCTTCTCAAGACATTTTCTGAGATTTCTTCCAATAGAATCCCTGAGGGATATATATGAAGGTATCTGCCCAAGACACTGACTGGCTTCAGGGGCCTAAAGAACAGTGCCAAGAGGCACCTAGGAAGATTAAAGAAGGAAGTACCTGAGTGATGAAGAACAACTTGAATTTCAAAAACAGCTCCCtctcacctccaccaccaccatctctaccaccatcatcaccaccaccatcatcaccaccaccaccccaccaccatctctaccaccaccatcaccaccaccatcatccccaccaccatcatcaccactaccaccccaCCACCAtctctaccaccaccatcaccaccaccaccccaccaccaTCTTTACCACCACAATCACCACCACCCCATTCATCTCTACCACCATCatacccaccaccacccacacctTTACTACCATCATCAACACCACTATCatcatccccaccaccaccacccacacctCCACTACCATCAtcaacaccaccaccatcatccccacaaccaccaccaccataccaTCAGTACCATCACCACTAATCCCAATAACAAACCATCACTAACAACAACACACAATCACCACCATTACTACCATCACCAACATCACCAACACAACCATTACCACCACTATAGCTATACCACTGGGACTTCCCCCAACATTCTACCCACACACCTCTCCAGGTTGCTATGCTGTGAtgtttttcatttagttttactaaaCAACTCTGACATTCATCTATGGGTATCTTTAAAACATTCCTTAGCTAAATCACATACTTTCTGATTTGAAatgtgcaaaaaaagaaaacaacttataTATGGGTTGTATGTGGTATTATTTAAGAGCTAGGCTTTACCTTACTTTGCATCATGGTTCTGGAACTTAGAAGTTATATAACTTTGTATAAATTATTTAAGTTACAAGCCAAGTTTCCTTGGctataaaatgagggtaataaTGTTTACCTGCAAGTGTCACTCTGGCACTTCAATGGGATAATGCAGATAAGTGCTTAGAAACAAGCATGACGCATTGTCAACAATCAGAAATGTAGCTACCATTATTATCTACAAACCCACTACCGAGATACCAAGTCAGATAAGAGTTTGATAAGTCACTAAGTTTTGTGTCTACTTTCACAAATAGGGATCACATCAAACATATAGTTAAGTATTCTAATATTTTTAcataacattaaaacaaaaatatatacatgaagcCTCTTTACACTTTGATACTCCACTCATATATTTGAAACTTTCCCTTCCTTGATCCTTGTCCATGCTGGTTCTGAGTCTCCCTGCCCAACACAATCAGTGCTCACTGACCTCTGCAGCCTGGTTTCCCTACCCGCTACCTCCCAGCCTGATCATAGCCCTTCTCCTCTCAGGAGTATACACCTGCACAGCCCAGGGCATTTGGAAGAATgaacaggaaggaga of Saccopteryx bilineata isolate mSacBil1 chromosome 1, mSacBil1_pri_phased_curated, whole genome shotgun sequence contains these proteins:
- the C1R gene encoding complement C1r subcomponent, which translates into the protein MWLLYLLASVLFCRVGGSIPTHQELYGEVTSPLYPKPYPNNFETTTVITVPTGYRVKLVFWQFDLEPSEGCFYDYVKISADKKNLGRFCGQLGSPLGNPPGKKEFISEGNKMLLTFHTDFSNEENGTIMFYKGFLAYYQAVDLDECASQRNTVEENPQPLCQHLCHNYVGGYFCTCRPGYELQKDGLSCQVECSSELFTEPSGYISSLEYPQPYPPDLRCNYSIRVERGYTVHLKFLEPFEIDDHQQVHCPYDQLQIYASGRNIGEYCGNKRPTDLDTSSNAVDLLFFTDGSGDSRGWKLHYTTSIIKCPQPKTLDDFTIIQDLQPQYEFRDYFIATCKQGYQLMEGGKVLLSFTAVCQDDGTWHRAMPRCKIKDCGQPRSLRNGDFSYTTTKGVNTYQARIQYYCNEPYYKMKTRDGSSESEQGVYTCTAQGIWKNEQEGEKIPRCLPVCGKPDHPVVENQRIIGGKTAKTGNFPWQALTNIYGRGGGALLGDRWILTAAHTLYPKEHQAQANASIDVFLGDTSVERIMKLGNHPVRRVSIHPDYRQHEAHNFEGDIALLELENSVTLGPNLLPVCLPDNETFYDRGLMGYVSGFGIMEHRLAYDLKYVRLPVAQRELCESWLHSKQRHDVFSQNMFCAGEPTLKQDACQGDSGGVFVVKDENSDRWVATGIVSWGIGCSRGYGFYTKLLNYVDWIKKEMEEQG